The following proteins are co-located in the Billgrantia tianxiuensis genome:
- a CDS encoding DUF962 domain-containing protein yields MRSLQQFLDDYGESHRHPVNQWVHIVCVPAILFSTLGLLWLVPIGRWLGLEGAAAEWINGATLLGLFASAVYLRLSFGVFLMMLAWLALSVLGILAIQNLGWPLFWISLITWVVAWAVQVWGHKVEGKKPSFIEDLVFLLIGPIFVTFEVAHKLGVRVPRPAGH; encoded by the coding sequence ATGCGTAGCCTGCAGCAATTTCTCGACGACTATGGCGAGAGCCATCGCCACCCGGTGAACCAGTGGGTACACATCGTCTGTGTGCCGGCCATCCTGTTCTCCACCCTGGGCCTGCTGTGGCTGGTGCCGATTGGCCGCTGGCTGGGGCTGGAGGGTGCCGCCGCCGAGTGGATCAATGGCGCCACCCTGCTGGGCCTGTTTGCCAGCGCAGTCTACCTGCGCCTCTCTTTCGGCGTCTTCCTGATGATGCTCGCCTGGCTCGCCCTTTCCGTGTTGGGAATCCTCGCCATCCAGAACCTGGGATGGCCACTGTTCTGGATCTCGCTGATCACCTGGGTGGTGGCGTGGGCGGTGCAGGTATGGGGCCACAAGGTGGAAGGCAAGAAGCCGTCCTTCATTGAAGACCTAGTCTTTCTGCTGATCGGCCCGATCTTCGTTACCTTCGAAGTGGCGCACAAGTTGGGGGTGCGCGTGCCGCGTCCGGCGGGGCATTGA